The Ziziphus jujuba cultivar Dongzao chromosome 7, ASM3175591v1 genome includes a region encoding these proteins:
- the LOC107425177 gene encoding uncharacterized protein LOC107425177: MASLLLSFSLRKVLLLYLVLFLFSSVLLCSSSEPQLQSSQFLRRRKLLGVEKEDKPLKKKISSTTSTTTSSLSAKNQTKPVKPSLSSKNQTKLVKPSISDAKNQTKIVKFTNNSTKSLSVTKIEIKKLNSTSKTKKLNSTSKASDSTKSNTSSSNNKTSDLIKLSSAKNKTTKPTTTTTNTKQTQIKVESQKPNKNQKTDQKPPTNQKPIKKKPQPSWIEQDEEDDLVSEFTGLPSKFQQTLIPDLEKISMTSKAYLNKYNKEITKGFKPIVGNKYASTIASFVSFAFILIPLLLVSLIFNRIKAYFSIQKLLIFIQVYLAIYFTILCLSSLVTGLEPLKFFYATSKSNYICLQVLQTLGYVLYLLLLLMYLILVFSTDCGLGSKLLGLAQTFVGFAIGLHYYVAVFHRVVLHQPPKTNWKVHGIYATCYFLICLCATAERRKKAYLEEGGEEGKKN; encoded by the coding sequence ATGGCTTCCCTACTTTTGTCTTTCTCTCTCAGAAAGGTACTCTTGCTTTATCTAGTTCTGTTTCTGTTTAGTTCTGTTCTTCTCTGTTCTTCTTCTGAGCCTCAACTTCAGAGCTCACAATTTCTTAGGAGAAGAAAATTGTTGGGAGTTGAAAAAGAAGATAAGCCTCTGAAAAAGAAGATTTCCAGTACTACTAGTACTACTACTTCTTCCCTATCCGccaaaaaccaaaccaaacccgTCAAGCCCAGCCTTTCTTCTAAAAACCAGACAAAACTTGTGAAACCCAGTATTTCTGATGCCAAGAACCAGACCAAGATTGTGAAATTCACCAACAATTCGACCAAGAGTTTGTCAGTTACTAAGATTGAGATCAAGAAGCTCAATTCCACTTCAAAGACCAAGAAGCTGAATTCCACTTCCAAAGCCTCAGACTCCACCAAATCCAATACGTCTTCTTCCAATAACAAAACCTCAGATCTAATCAAGCTTAGCTCAGCCAAGAACAAAACAACCaaacccaccaccaccaccaccaatacCAAACAAACCCAAATCAAGGTGGAATCCCAGAAGCCAAACAAGAATCAGAAAACGGATCAAAAGCCACCCACCAATCAAAAACCCATCAAGAAAAAACCCCAACCCAGCTGGATTGAACAAGACGAAGAAGACGACCTCGTCTCGGAATTCACGGGTTTGCCCTCCAAGTTCCAGCAAACCCTGATTCCAGACCTCGAGAAGATCTCGATGACCTCCAAAGCTTATCtgaacaaatacaacaaagagaTCACCAAGGGATTCAAACCCATCGTCGGGAACAAATACGCATCCACAATCGCTTCCTTTGTCTCTTTCGCATTCATACTCATTCCTCTTCTCCTCGTTTCGTTGATTTTCAATCGCATCAAAGCCTATTTCTCAATCCAAAAGCTCTTGATCTTCATCCAAGTCTACCTCGCCATCTACTTCACGATTCTTTGTCTCTCCTCACTCGTAACTGGCCTCGAACCCCTCAAGTTTTTCTATGCGACTTCCAAATCCAATTACATTTGCCTGCAGGTTCTGCAAACCCTCGGCTACGTACTgtatcttcttctccttctcatGTATCTGATCTTGGTCTTTTCCACTGATTGTGGGCTCGGATCGAAATTACTCGGCCTGGCCCAAACTTTCGTGGGTTTCGCGATCGGGTTGCATTATTACGTGGCGGTGTTTCACAGGGTCGTGCTGCACCAACCGCCCAAGACCAATTGGAAAGTCCACGGGATTTACGCCACGTGTTACTTTTTGATTTGTCTGTGTGCTACTGCTGAGAGGAGGAAGAAGGCTTATTTGGAAGAAGGTGGTGAAGAAGGAAAGAAGAACTAA
- the LOC107425199 gene encoding LOW QUALITY PROTEIN: uncharacterized protein LOC107425199 (The sequence of the model RefSeq protein was modified relative to this genomic sequence to represent the inferred CDS: inserted 2 bases in 1 codon), translating to MKSETLTLVLVNLAGIMERADESLLPGVYKEVGVALHTDPTGLGSLTLFRSIVQSSCYPLAAYLAVRHNRAHVIALGAFLWAAATFLVAFFSTFLQLAISRGLNGIGLAIVTPAILSLVADSTDESNRGTAFGWLLLTGNLGGIIGGLCAVLIASTSFMGIPGWRLSFHLVGLISVIVGVLVRVFANDPRCSDGDSRAKDQIQRKSFMSDMRCMINEAKSVLRIPSFQIIVAQGVSGSFPWSAMSFAAMWLELIGFSHGKXAFLWTLFIVACSLGALFGGKMGDILAKRLPNSGRIMLSQISSGSAIPFAAILLLVLPDDPSTAFSHGLVLFLMGCFISWNAAATNNPIFAEIVPEKSRTSIYALDRSFESILASFAPPIVGILAQHVYGYKPTPKGLSDSIQIETDRENAESLAKALYTAIGIPMTICCFIYSFLYCTYPRDRERARMTALIESEMHQAETDTTSSREDYSEILVSESKEVDEKEMTEIDMEYGGDDEKDIAFDDNDKKSLLSRELTLSEVGK from the exons atgaaatcgGAGACTTTGACGTTGGTTTTGGTGAATCTCGCGGGAATCATGGAGAGGGCTGACGAGTCACTGTTGCCTGGGGTGTATAAAGAGGTTGGTGTTGCTCTTCATACAGACCCGACTGGGTTGGGCTCGTTGACTCTGTTCAGATCCATAGTTCAGTCGTCTTGCTACCCACTTGCGGCTTATCTTGCTGTGCGTCACAACCGTGCTCATGTCATTGCTCTTGGTGCTTTTCTCTGGGCTGCCGCCACCTTCCTCGTTGCCTTTTTCTCCACTTTCTTGCAG CTGGCGATTTCAAGAGGTTTGAATGGGATTGGACTTGCCATTGTCACACCAGCCATTCTGTCCCTTGTTGCTGACTCAACCGACGAGAGCAACCGTGGTACTGCTTTTGGTTGGCTACTACTTACAGGAAACTTGGGTGGCATCATTGGTGGTCTCTGCGCTGTACTTATAGCCTCAACATCATTCATGGGAATACCTGGTTGGAGATTATCTTTCCATCTGGTTGGACTCATTAGTGTAATTGTTGGTGTATTGGTCCGCGTCTTTGCTAATGATCCACGCTGCTCTGACGGTGATAGTAGAGCTAAAGATCAAATCCAGCGCAAGTCTTTTATGTCGGACATGAGATGCATGATCAATGAAGCGAAATCAGTTCTTAGAATCCCATCTTTTCAAATCATTGTGGCTCAGGGTGTCTCTGGGTCATTCCCATGGTCTGCTATGTCATTTGCAGCTATGTGGTTAGAGCTCATTGGATTCTCCCATGGTAA GGCGTTCCTTTGGACCCTTTTTATAGTTGCTTGTTCACTTGGAGCTCTCTTTGGAGGAAAGATGGGGGATATCCTCGCAAAACGCTTACCGAATTCTGGGAGAATAATGCTTTCACAGATTAGCTCTGGTTCAGCCATTCCTTTTGCAGCTATTTTGCTGCTTGTGTTGCCTGATGACCCATCCACAGCATTCTCACATGGTTTGGTTTTGTTCCTTATGGGATGCTTCATATCATGGAATGCTGCAGCAACTAACAA TCCAATATTTGCAGAGATAGTCCCTGAGAAGTCCCGTACCAGCATCTATGCTCTCGATCGATCTTTCGAATCCATCTTGGCCTCCTTTGCACCCCCAATAGTTGGGATTTTGGCACAGCATGTTTACGGTTATAAACCAACCCCAAAAGGGTTATCAGATTCTATACAGATTGAAACTGACAGAGAGAATGCTGAATCACTAGCCAAAGCACTGTACACAGCAATTGGCATTCCAATGACAATCTGTTGCTTCATTTATTCTTTCCTCTACTGCACGTATCCTAGAGATCGAGAACGGGCAAGAATGACTGCTTTAATTGAGTCAGAAATGCACCAAGCAGAAACAGATACTACTTCATCAAGAGAAGATTATTCAGAAATTCTTGTCTCAGAATCGAAAGAAGTTGATGAAAAGGAAATGACTGAAATTGACATGGAATATGGTGGTGACGATGAAAAGGACATTGCTTTTGATGATAATGATAAGAAGTCTCTTCTTTCCCGAGAGTTGACACTTTCAGAGGTGGGAAAATAA